In the Raphanus sativus cultivar WK10039 unplaced genomic scaffold, ASM80110v3 Scaffold3602, whole genome shotgun sequence genome, one interval contains:
- the LOC130506733 gene encoding uncharacterized protein At4g04775-like: MSSSSFTSGNYYRRRRNIERGTPKECWCGAPSDIFTSGSETNPGRLYYCCEKGYHKSHLFKWADECLVEDVEDIRAVINGMNRDISELRVNVARLANGVKTKSERKGGECLSEGRCLRNVVVCVAGMAILCYYFSV; the protein is encoded by the exons ATGTCTTCCTCATCCTTCACCTCAGGAAATTATTACAGACGACGTAGGAATATAGAAAGAGGAACGCCGAAAGAGTGTTGGTGTGGTGCACCATCTGACATTTTTACATCTGGAAGCGAAACAAATCCAGGAAGATTGTACTATTGCTGTGAAAAAGGATATCATAAG AGTCATTTATTCAAATGGGCGGATGAGTGCTTGGTGGAAGATGTTGAAGATATTAGGGCAGTGATAAATGGCATGAATAGAGACATCTCGGAGTTGCGAGTTAACGTTGCTCGGTTGGCGAATGGAGTAAAGACAAAATCTGAGAGAAAAGGAGGCGAATGTTTGAGTGAGGGTCGGTGTTTGAGGAATGTGGTTGTTTGTGTGGCTGGAATGGCGATACTTTGCTACTACTTCTCTGTTTAG